From a single Nicotiana tabacum cultivar K326 chromosome 8, ASM71507v2, whole genome shotgun sequence genomic region:
- the LOC142163399 gene encoding uncharacterized protein LOC142163399, with product MAIGTEEDNTTTRTSATGSDTPGSSLVSIQLTGSDNYALWSRAMRIGLLGKSKLGFVDGRFPKSKFEPELHDLWEKVNVVVLSWIMNAVRSGLLSSVLYAFTAHKVWEDLKERFDKVNGSRVLFLHREMHNLTQGTMIVSDYFSKLRDL from the exons ATGGCGATTGGCACTGAAGAAGATAATACAACAACTCGTACATCAGCTACTGGTTCCG ACACACCAGGTAGTTCTCTAGTCTCTATTCAATTGACTGGATCTGATAACTATGCCTTGTGGAGTCGTGCTATGAGAATTGGTCTGTTAGGTAAAAGTAAGTTAGGTTTTGTTGATGGAAGGTTTCCAAAGTCTAAATTCGAACCAGAACTTCATGATCTGTGGGAAAAGGTCAATGTTGTTGTGTTGTCATGGATAATGAATGCAGTGAGATCTGGTCTGTTGAGTAGTGTTCTATATGCATTTACTGCTCATAAGGTGTGGGAAGATCTAAAAGAAAGATTCGACAAAGTGAATGGCTCTAGAGTACTGTTTCTTCATAGAGAAATGCACAATTTGACTCAAGGAACCATGATTGTATCAGATTACTTCTCAAAACTGAGAGATTTATAG